In the genome of Vicia villosa cultivar HV-30 ecotype Madison, WI linkage group LG7, Vvil1.0, whole genome shotgun sequence, one region contains:
- the LOC131616994 gene encoding uncharacterized protein LOC131616994 — protein MLETQISQVAQQQAPTAAPAGTFPGQPQPNPKGHAHAIILRSGREMDEPTDPRLKNPAMFQSPRKTTEEESRPKNKPSDPKEREDKEGETEEKEAPYIPPPPYKPPIPYPQRLEKSKNIGQFKKFVELLKQLNITILFTEAITQMPSYAKFLKEILSNKKKLEDNETITLTAECSAIIQNKMPPKLKDPGSFSIPCNIGKFVIDKALCDLGASISLMPLSICEKLNMGDLRPTKMSVQLAD, from the coding sequence ATGCTCGAGACACAAATCTCTCAAGTGGCACagcaacaagcacctactgccgcACCTGCTGGGACATTTCCAGGACAGCCACAACCAAACCCAAAAGGACACGCTCATGCTATTATTCTGCGAAGTGGTAGAGAGATGGATGAACCGACTGACCCTAGGCTTAAAAACCCTGCTATGTTCCAAAGCCCTAGGAAGACAACTGAGGAGGAAAGTAGACCCAAGAATAAACCGAGTGATCCGAAAGAGAGAGAGGACAAAGAAGGCGAGACGGAGGAGAAAGAAGCGCCATACATACCTCCACCACCTTATAAACCACCTATCCCATACCCTCAAAGACTCGAGAAATCTAAAAACATAGGGCAGTTTAAGAAATTTGTTGAACTTCTTAAAcagttgaacatcacaattctgtTTACAGAAGCCATTACCCAAATGCCCTCATATGCTAAgttcctaaaagaaatcctatcgaataagaagaaattagaagaCAACGAGACCATAACACTCACTGCTGAATGTAGTgcaataattcaaaataagatgCCACCTAAGCTGAAAGACCCAGGAAGTTTCTCCATACCCTGCAATATAGGAAAATTTGTCATAGACAAAGCTTTATGCGACTTAGGAGCTAGTATTAgcctaatgcctttgtccatttgcgAGAAACTAAACATGGGAGATCTAAGACCAACCAAGATGTCAGTACAACTTGCAGACTGA